The stretch of DNA aaaatcttacttttagtcacaacaaaatttatgactaaagataaaaaagttgtggctaattataaattatcattattgtgttgtgactaaaaggtacTCCgcggctaaaagtattagtcacaaaaattacattttGATGTGGCTATAAgtatttttagtcataatatttgttgtgactaaaactaaattagtgacaacttgtaactaaataccaTGTTTTATTCACgaataatattttgttgtgactaaaagtcacatttagttgttgtgactaaaagtcacatttagttgttgtgactaaaagtcacatttagtcacaaaaatttatgttgtgactaaaagattgtcactaaaagtagcaattttttgtaaagattattagcaaaaaatgaattaattttCAAACAATATATATCAtgaaattgaaattaattatatgtataatgtatatagtAATAACGTGAATGTACCAGTAGTAGAATCCATAATGAGTGTGTTTGTGATGAATAACTAGAAAGTATTCTAGCTAGGGTTTTGAAGAAAGAGATATGTGAGTACGTAAGAGGAGTTGTGAAAATGAAATAGTCTGATTATATAGAGATACATGCATGCATGAAaacattatcataattaattaatataaacatTATCTCAATATTAAATATTGAATCCCTCATCATATATTTTCAAGATAGcaatttagtttaattatgttttcaaaaaaagaaaaattaatatcattaattataatatttaagctACCATGTCTTGGAACTAGCTATAGTATCCGTCGCTTGaagaactatatatatatatttgttctttCAGAATTTAAATAGccacaattatttattttgactgTCAGAAAATTGCCAGGAGATAGAAGATGTAATTAATCTTATTTGATTTTTCTCACAACTTAAAATTCTTGAAGATATAATcttatttgaattatatgaaaataacgtatTTAATTATTAAGCATGCATGGTCAAACTAGCCATAATGCCCtttagaaaaggaaaaaaaaaaaatagcaataaTGCCactttggaaaaataaaaataaaataaaaaaaaaaaatcaaatcaaattaaataaaaatagctatatttaatttagaaatctattttaactatttttcatttttttgtgGGTGTATGTTGAATTAATTAGAAAGTTGAAAATAGCCATCACCACCTAGCTAGAGATCTCAATCAAATTCAATAAGTGTTGCTAACATCCTACAAAAGAAAAAACTGTTGTTAGCTgaattttgtttgatttttcAAGACATTTTTATGCTATTTGTGATCGTGccaaaatatttattgtaaATTCTAATGCTCCACAATATTATTCCTAACTTAGTTTATATTTTGATAAGGCTTAGGAGTAAGTGTAGTGACCAAGTTTATCCAATTTTATGGGAGTCCTTGTGACATTAGTTTTTGGCTATTTGCCTTTTAATGATAAATTCATTCTAAATACTCTGCTCTTCTTATAATTATAGTGATGCCTTCTCTATtaataattctattttttttttttaacagaaTGAATTTATCATTAAGCCAATAGTCTAAAAACTCAAACAAAATACGATAGCCTCGGCCATCATACTCtcacaatttttaaagaaaGAGCAAATTTAGTATGAGTATGAGCAAGTTTAAAAAACCATATTAGGGATGTCTTTCTTTTATCATTATTATGGGGAATTATCCCATATACcggtttttaaactttttttttttttttttcaaatttacggtttggatttCTAAAGTGGTTACAATTCTAGTTGCagtaggggtttctatacgattttttgttgcgatttaagttgcagcactagttgcaatagatgtttttatgtatttctgtaaaaatgaaataaaaaaattattttgaagtgtaaaaataaaaaagctccTATTATTGTTAAGTTTGTACTTTGTACCGAAAATGAAATTACAtggaaatataatatatattttttgatattactTAACAATTGTTATCaattattatactaatcttttgtcaaaaaagaaaatatcattTGTAAATAGGACTGACAATTTTGTGACATAATACATCACAACttgaaaatgatataaaataaatgaatttagatgaaaattttaattttcatggCAAAAATGGGGGTCTACAAGTTTGTTAAACATATTTTTGGGGTCAACTCTGAAAATTGGCTGagattataattctaaaaaagaacCTGTTAAACTCTGAAAATTGGCTGAGATTATAATCAAGCTAAGTGATTATATGAAGGTCGTAACGAAAGAATTTTTGCAAGAGAAATCCACCGTTACTGatcgaaatttaaaaagaaataattgtGATGAAATCCAAGACGCGCGTTACCATATAAACACTAGATTTATTTAGATTTCATACAATTATAGTTCAAACGTAATGTATTCATGTTTTCCAAAcaaacatataataataaatacatttcataattaaaatataagatttCCTTCTTTTTGCTGGATATAAAATTTCAACTGGAGATTactaattaaatgacaaatgtTTTAtgaaatagtaataataataaaacgacTTACGTacgatatatataaataaaaataagccATTATCTCAATTAGTTGGGTTCAATTCTCCATAGATTTGACAGAAAACTTGGATCGAGACATGACGAAGAACTCAACTTCCACAATTAGAGTATCCTTCAGAATATAGCCGTTGGAAGATTTGTGAAGATCTTCAAGTGACATAAATTCGGAACCATATCCTTGGAAACTATTAAACCATTCATCAAGTTCTGaagaatatgaaaagtaaaacaGCATGAGATTTAAAGAAAATCagcattatataataattagaagcTTAATAATTATTGGTAATCATGACCTGAGACTTCATAGTGTTTAGAATTGATTTGATCAATTACACGAAGACAGTATTTAGCATAAATTGTGGAGTTATCTGGATTATTGGAATCAGCTGATAACTTTAAAAACATTGAAAATGTTTTGCCATCTCTGCTTTGACAACCTTTGGGATAGATAATTAACTTCCTAGAACAAAGAAGAAATATATAACAATTAATAAGTGAGTTGAGAGTAAAAATATTAGATAACATAAACTAATAGCATACCAATTTGTTCCTCCAGAATTGAAAACCTCTGAAACGTAATAAGAATCGTCCATCTTAATCTTGGAGAACCCCTTAATCTCCCAATGGAAAATAGGATTTTTTATACCTTTGCGTCCAAATACAGAAAGTGATTCAGAGTTGAGAGTGTGATTTATGACAAAAACTTCAACACCAAATGCACATGTGTCGTTGAAGAGATACCCATTAGATACATTTTTGAAAGTATTAAGTAATACCATTTGATCGAAACCCCATTCTTTTTTCATCTCATGAAAACGCTTCACAACTTCATTACACAAATATCACACATACATtagttaatataattaaaaagaatattaaacaaatacagaaaatatatatgtatatattattaacATCCACTACTCATCATGTACCTTGGAAAGTCAAATAATTGTCGTATGTATGATTATAGATAAATAATGTGAAGTTGGCATTAACTTCCCAACCAATGGGAAGAATATCAGTATTACAAATTGTCAAGTACAAAGATATGTAGTTGTTCTTAGTATTAGACCTTTTGTCCCCATTTGgataaaatgataatttcctaTGCATAAGACACGAACAAAtagtattataattaattaaaaataaaatcatttaattaaaattgaagaaAGGTTACTAATTCGTTACCATTTGTAGCCTCCAACCTCAAAAGAAGAACTATCGAAATTTTCTTTTGTGTCTGATAATAAACTGTAGGATTCAAGTTTCATCAAATAGTGAGCTGGTGGAAGATTTCTAGTAAAGCGTAAGTACGTACCAGTTGTATCCATGATTGTGATTTGAAgagtgttttgttttgttttgttagtTAGAGTAGATGGAATATTGGACTGAATTTATATATAGAGATTGATCAATTCTTTTCTAGAAGTCGAAGTGTCTACTTTCAACGACCAATGAAAGCATATCATAATTATTTTGGAACTGACATTTCCAAGGGTAACAATTAATTTTTActtaatatttgtaatattgGTATTGGTATCTAGAAGTAGAACGACTATATTTGTTCCTTCAGAATTTCAATAGTCACAAATTAATTTGCATGCATGAACCATTCATTAATTGTCCTTATTTATAAGATGATCTCATCCcttttccaaaataaattaataagatGATTTCCATGTCGTCGAGAACAGTAGTGTTGAAAATTAGCAGGAGGTCAATTACTTTAATTttctcattattatttataaataatattttaggtcTAATGTCCATATATCTAGgatatgtataataattaataaaccatttttgaattttattattataagaaattttaaattataaatcatcattcctatattgtgactaaaaggtccgtagCTACATGTATAAGTCACACaaatcacaatttgttgtgactaaaactaaatttgtgacaatttatatttaaatattatgtttagtcacaagtaacttttattgtgattaaaaaatttgtcACCAAAAGAAGtagttattttttgtagtgtattaGTGCTCAAACATAAATTTAATGGATTTAATTTACCCCTGGTAACCTTCTTTTGTtagattaatttataaatagatGTTGtaagcactactacaaaatggGCTATTCCCAACGGTTAATAAGAGGATAAATTATGAAAATTGTTGGCAAAGATAAGAGGTTATTTTTCCCATCGGTTTAGCAACGTTGTAAAAAAAATGTTGGGATAGCTATTGCCAACGGTGGAGAACAGTGGGTaatactaaatggtattttttaaaaaagaaaaaaagttaatagcaacggtttataactgttgggaataCTAAGTATACCCAACATTTTATAAATGTGGGGAATACTTAATATTCCCAACAGTGATAAACTGTTGGAAAAGgatgcattttaatttttatacaaaaCTAATTATCTTGGCTCGAAATTATCTTGGCTCGAAAATTTCAGAATTCAAACCGCCTATCTGTCGTCTCTCTCATGAAAATTTTAGACCGccacaaaaattagaaaatttcaaaatttttaacgATATTAATGGAAAATTTCAGACCACCATTACATCAATTCCCCAAGTGACATCTCTTCTCTCACTCTCGTGGCTGAATCCTTCCCTCCGACGAGACTCACCAAACACCACGGCAGCCCGAAGATTCCCCAAGTCGTAGCCCTCGGCATTTCGTGCCTTAACGTTGTCGGGGAGTCTTCCCTTGGAATTCACCGGCCGCCGACTTTGTCTCTTCTTCACCGGTTATCTTCCATGCGTGCGTTCCTCAGGTACCAtggtttatttttttcttaataaatgtTTTCTAGATCTGATCTGGTTTTCGTATATGTgattattagatatttttattgCACAAATTAATTTGGGTGCTGTTTTCTTGAGAAATTTTAAGTGAAATGTAGAATTTTATGAAACATCTCCTTGATTCATcttgtatttttgctaaatataagtttaaagaaaaatgtatgaAGGTGAAATTACTCTCtggattttattttgtttaaaata from Cannabis sativa cultivar Pink pepper isolate KNU-18-1 chromosome 2, ASM2916894v1, whole genome shotgun sequence encodes:
- the LOC115720713 gene encoding MATH domain and coiled-coil domain-containing protein At3g58400-like — translated: MDTTGTYLRFTRNLPPAHYLMKLESYSLLSDTKENFDSSSFEVGGYKWKLSFYPNGDKRSNTKNNYISLYLTICNTDILPIGWEVNANFTLFIYNHTYDNYLTFQVVKRFHEMKKEWGFDQMVLLNTFKNVSNGYLFNDTCAFGVEVFVINHTLNSESLSVFGRKGIKNPIFHWEIKGFSKIKMDDSYYVSEVFNSGGTNWKLIIYPKGCQSRDGKTFSMFLKLSADSNNPDNSTIYAKYCLRVIDQINSKHYEVSELDEWFNSFQGYGSEFMSLEDLHKSSNGYILKDTLIVEVEFFVMSRSKFSVKSMEN